The genomic stretch CTTACGCATTCGATTTGTGGCTACCATTTTCGTCAAATTTATAATAACTATATAAAGGAGAGCAATGCCTCAAAAAGAACCCCGACAAGAGCACAGAAAGCGACAGAGACATCAGCTTCTTAAGTTGATGATATAAATGCGGTGTTAAAGCTATACCTGCTTTGGTTGTTTTACTATGCCGGTTTCCCCGTGGGTGATTTGGAATTCACTCCCAAAGGGGCCCTATAACAAGCAACTTTGTTTGCACAACGATGTATTATTCTCTATTTTTCAGGGACCGATCATAGTTCGATTTTTCAAGATAAATCAGGGTAACACTACTGTTCATTTTCTCTCTTTTGACTCTCTTGTACCCTAAACTTGTATAAAGATGTAGATTCTTTTCGCTTCTATATCCTGTAAACAAAGAATACTTGTCACATGCTCCAAAAAGTTTTTCTATAGTGTTCATCAACTCTTTACCGTTACCTTTGTTTTGATGTTTAGGATGAACAATTAGTCTGCCTATATGACAAACATTACCTTTTTGATACGCCCTTACCGATCCAATAATAGTATTGTCATGCGTCGCTTTTAGAATGGTTTGATTAAGATAATCGTTTCTTATCTCTTCTAAGGATTGGGTCAGAGGAGAAATGGAATAATCATTATATAGCTTTGCTTCACTTTGATAGGCCTCTTTTTGTAATGTCAAAATCTGCTTTAAGTCATCATAATTTGCTTTAACTATCATATCTCCCTCTGTTGTATCGTCTCTGAAACAGAAAAATGTATTCTAAATCCATACACTCTGTAGCCCAATATATTGCCCAGTGACCTACTATGCTTTAAATGATTATAAAGTATGGCTTTAAGAGAAATATATTTTTAACTCAAAAAGTTTCATAAAAGTTATACGCCCTACGTAATAAATCAGCTCCGAGCACTAAAGTCTTATGGGCAGGTAGAAAAAATCTTCCATGAAATAC from Chitinispirillales bacterium ANBcel5 encodes the following:
- a CDS encoding GNAT family N-acetyltransferase, coding for MIVKANYDDLKQILTLQKEAYQSEAKLYNDYSISPLTQSLEEIRNDYLNQTILKATHDNTIIGSVRAYQKGNVCHIGRLIVHPKHQNKGNGKELMNTIEKLFGACDKYSLFTGYRSEKNLHLYTSLGYKRVKREKMNSSVTLIYLEKSNYDRSLKNRE